In one Lolium rigidum isolate FL_2022 chromosome 3, APGP_CSIRO_Lrig_0.1, whole genome shotgun sequence genomic region, the following are encoded:
- the LOC124703266 gene encoding probable serine/threonine-protein kinase PBL8 yields MGNCGTREENAVVAAHAQVQQLHLLQHSAKNALAEKKHNRTFSDISDPSTPGKIEDTKDISIYNNVIAFTLFELETITKSFRADYVLGEGGFGTVYKGYIDENVRVGLKSLPVAVKVLNKDGHQGHREWLTEVNFLGQIRHPNLVKLIGYCCEDDHRLLVYEFMFRGSLENHLFRKTASPLPWATRMSIALGAAKGLACLHNAERPVIYRDFKTSNILLDSDYTAKLSDFGLAKAGPEGDETHVSTRVMGTYGYAAPEYVMTGHLTARSDVYSFGVVLLELLTGRKSIDKSRSSREHSLVDWACPKLNDKRRLLQIIDPRLEGQYSVRAAHKACSLAYYCLSQNPKARPLMSDVVETLEPLQLQSSGGSDATFRPIHAGGLPDYRMHRRLTGNGVHYRAIPNPKCTPAVPACRVR; encoded by the exons ATGGGAAACTGCGGCACAAGAGAGGagaatgccgtcgtcgccgcgcaCGCGCAAG TTCAGCAGCTGCacttgctacaacactctgccAAGAATGCTCTTGCAGAAAAGAAGCACAACCGAACCTTTTCAGATATAAGTGATCCTTCAACGCCTGGCAAGATTGAAGATACCAAGGACATCTCCATATACAACAATGTCATTGCCTTCACATTGTTTGAGCTCGAAACAATCACAAAGAGCTTTCGAGCGGATTATGTTCTTGGCGAAGGAGGCTTTGGGACTGTTTACAAGGGTTACATAGACGAGAATGTCAGGGTAGGCCTGAAATCACTGCCTGTTGCTGTTAAGGTGCTCAACAAAGATGGACATCAAGGACACAGAGAATGGCTG ACTGAGGTTAATTTCCTGGGGCAGATAAGGCATCCAAATCTAGTGAAGTTGATTGGATACTGCTGTGAAGATGACCACAGGCTGCTCGTCTATGAGTTCATGTTTCGAGGAAGCCTAGAAAATCATTTATTTCGAA AGACAGCTTCCCCTTTACCTTGGGCTACTAGGATGTCTATAGCTTTGGGAGCTGCCAAAGGGTTGGCTTGCCTCCACAATGCTGAAAGGCCTGTTATCTACAGAGATTTCAAGACCTCAAATATTCTGCTAGACTCT GATTATACTGCTAAGTTGTCTGACTTTGGCCTGGCCAAAGCTGGACCAGAAGGCGACGAGACCCATGTATCGACAAGAGTGATGGGAACATATGGTTATGCTGCCCCTGAATATGTGATGACTG GCCACTTGACTGCTAGAAGTGATGTCTACAGCTTTGGCGTCGTCCTTCTGGAGCTCCTGACAGGGCGCAAGTCCATCGACAAGTCCCGGTCCAGCAGGGAGCACAGCTTGGTCGACTGGGCCTGCCCGAAGCTGAATGACAAGAGGAGGCTTCTCCAGATCATTGACCCGAGACTGGAGGGGCAGTATTCAGTTAGAGCCGCTCACAAGGCTTGCAGCCTCGCGTACTACTGCTTAAGCCAAAACCCCAAGGCGAGGCCTCTCATGAGCGACGTCGTCGAGACCCTCGAGCCGTTGCAGTTGCAGAGCAGCGGTGGAAGCGATGCAACTTTCCGGCCTATTCATGCCGGCGGCCTCCCCGACTACAGAATGCACCGGAGGCTAACGGGGAACGGCGTCCACTACAGGGCCATTCCGAACCCCAAATGCACCCCCGCCGTCCCGGCCTGCAGGGTGCGGTGA